GGTCAGCGATCATCCCAAGCCGATCTGGATGTTTTCCGGGCGCTGCCGGACCCCGTCCGCCTCATCGGCCGCCGAAGCGTGCGCCATGCGCTTGCAGCCTGCTGGGCCGGCCTCCTGAGCGGCTCGGCGGACTGGCCTGCGCATCTGTGTCTCTGGCTCGAAGCCGGTGAGACCGCGGCCGAGCGCGATCTCGTCGCCCGCGTTCTCGCTGCCGCCTGCACCCAGGAGACGCAGCTGTTCGGACGCCTCTACCGGGTCGCTCTTGACTGGGTACGCATCCGGCCCGAGCCCAGCCGGGCGGACATGGCGTCCCGTCTCCTGCTGGCGATCAACGAGGCTCAGGGCATCCACGCGTACGTCCGCACCGCCTGACGCCGGCCCTGCGCCGTGTCCCATCTAGAACACCATGACGGGAGCTCTTCATGAGTTCTGGCCATCGGGCCATGACCCTCTTCGTCACCCTTCTTCTGGGGCTGACACTCGTCATATTCGGTCTGACCATGGGCTGGCCCTGGTGGGCTTGGTCGGCCAGTGGCCCGCTGTTACTGATCACCGCGTTGGCGACCTATCGAATGCTGCGCCCGAAACGGTCGGAGATCGCGCATGACGGCCTGTCCACGCCGGACCTTCCGCTACCCGAAGCGCAACGGCAGGAGCACCGGATCACGCATGTCGCACTGCCCAGTTCCGTCGCCGACTACGACTTCTCCTTCTCGGCCACCGTCCGCTGGACCGTGCTGGACGCCCCTGACGATGCCCCTTGGATCAATGCGGCAGGGCTCGCGGTGGAGGCGATACTGGAGCGGGCCAGGTCCGTCGCAGCACAGCAGCCCCCGAACCGCAGCTCGCTGGCCCGGCACCAGTTGGACGGCGCCCTGGCCACCATGCGGGTGGACGCCAGCGGGCGTGTGATGGCCATGGCACACAGTGTCGAACTGGACCTGCCTGAACACGACCGCGAGCGCCTCACCCGGCTCTCGAACGTGCGCAAGGACGAAGACGTGTGGGAGCACGAACGCAACTACGAGCGCAGCAAGAGGGCCTATCTGGGGGAGGACGTCCTGAAGGACACCGGCAGTGCCGTGGTGTGGTGGCTTTCCAGGAACGAGGAGGAGGTGGAGGGTGCGGTCGATCGCATCGGGGTGTTCGCGCAACTGTCCGCGGCGGCCAGGAACGAAAGCGTGGCGCCGCAATTCGAGCACATGGTGTACCGGCCCGGAGACCGCTCCGCCGAAGCGGAACCCGGCGAGACCCCGCTGACACCCGACGACCCGGTCGGTACCGGATCGGCCGACGAGACTGAGCCTCCTTTCCCCGCAGACTCCGTGCTCGCCTGTTTCGGTATCTCCCCCGACGACCCCGACCGGGACCTGTTCGCCACGCGCCTCGCCGATGTGGCGAGGGCCCACGGCAAACACCACGCCGAGGCCGCCTTGCGAGGCAGCTGCCTCACCGACGACAGGGACGGCGGCAACGGGGAGGGGCACGACCCCGAAAGGCCTGCCGAGGACGAATACGAGGGCGGATAGACGCCATCTCGGACACGCCGAGGCCCGGCCCCCAGTAGGGAAGCCGGGCCTCGGAGGGCGGTCGGGTGTGGGTTACAGGCCCGCGGCGGCGCGCAGGGCGTCGACTCGGTCCGTGCGCTCCCAGGTGAACTCGGGCAGCTCGCGGCCGAAGTGACCGTACGCGGCGGTCTGGCCGTAGATCGGGCGGAGCAGGTCGAGGTCGCGGATGATCGCGGCCGGGCGGAGGTCGAAGACCTCGTCGATCGCCTTCTCGATCTTCTCGGGGTCGATCTTGTGAGTGCCGAAGGTCTCCACGAACAGACCGACGGGCTCGGCCTTGCCGATGGCGTAGGCGACCTGGACCTCGCAGCGGGAGGCCAGGCCGGCCGCGACGACGTTCTTGGCGACCCAGCGCATCGCGTACGCCGCCGAGCGGTCCACCTTGGACGGGTCCTTGCCGGAGAAGGCGCCGCCGCCGTGGCGGGCCATGCCGCCGTAGGTGTCGATGATGATCTTGCGGCCGGTCAGGCCCGCGTCACCCATCGGGCCGCCGATCTCGAACCGGCCGGTCGGGTTCACCAGCAGGCGGTAGCCCTCGGTCTCCAGCTTGATGCCCTCGTCCAGCAGGGCCTTCAGCTCCGGCTCCACGACGAACTCGCGGATGTCGGGGGCGAGCAGCGACTCCAGGTCGATGTCGGAGGCGTGCTGGGAGGAGACGACCACCGTGTCCAGGCGGACGGCCTTGTCGCCGTCGTACTCGATGGTGACCTGGGTCTTGCCGTCGGGGCGCAGGTAGGGGATGGTGCCGTTCTTGCGGACCTCGGACAGGCGCTTGGACAGACGGTGCGCCAGGAAGATCGGCAGCGGCATCAGGGTCGGCGTCTCGTCGGACGCGTAGCCGAACATCAGGCCCTGGTCACCCGCGCCCTGCCGGTCCAGCTCGTCCTCGTCGCCCTCGACCCGGGCCTCGTACGCGGCGTCGACGCCCTGCGCGATGTCCGGGGACTGCGCGCCGATGGACACCGACACGCCGCAGGAGGCGCCGTCGAAGCCCTTCTTGGAGGAGTCGTAACCGATGTCCAGGATCTTGTTGCGGACGAGGGTCGCGATGTCCGCGTAGGCCTTGGTCGTCACCTCGCCGGCCACGTGCACCAGGCCGGTGGTGATGAGCGTCTCCACGGCGACCCGGGAGGTCGGGTCCTCACGCAGAAGCGCGTCGAGAATGGTGTCGCTGATCTGGTCAGCGATCTTGTCGGGGTGACCTTCGGTCACGGACTCCGAGGTGAACAGGCGACGGGACACAACGCTCCCTGTGGTTGCAGCGGCTGCTGGCTGATCATTTGCGGTCGACGCGGGGCTGCGCCCGGCGTCGACCGTGAACAGTTTATCGGTCAGACTCCGCCGACGGGCCACCCGTCTCGCCTCTCGGGAGCGCTGTGACCTGCGGCACGGGCATTCTGCCCAATGCCGGGCGGCCTTGACCAGGGTCGCCACGCCCAATTCAAGCGTGGCGTGAACACGACTCAAGGCCGGCCCGCCCGGGTGACGCGGTCAGCCCAGGCGCCGGACGACCAGGTCCCAGACGGTGTCGGCGAGGTCCTCCTTGGGGCCGTACGGCACCGGGGTCTCGCTGCCGTCGGCGCCCAGGACCACGGCCTCGCTCTCCTCGGCGCCGAAGGTCTTGCGCTCCCCCACCTCGTTGACAACGAGCAGGTCACAGCCCTTGCGGGCGAGCTTGGCGCGGCCGTTGGCGAGGACGTCGTCGGTCTCGGCGGCGAAGCCGACGATCACCTGTCCGGGCCGGGCCCGTTCGGCCGAGATCTCCGCGAGGACGTCCGGATTGCGCACCAGGACGATCGGATCGGGATCCTGGCCGTCCTTCTTCTTGATCTTCCCGGCGGCATAGGCGGCCGGCCGGAAATCGGCCACGGCGGCGGCCATGACCACGGCGTCGGCGTCCGCCGCGGCCTTCAGGACGGCCTCCCGCAGCTGCACGGCGGTGCCCACCCGGACGACGTCCACGCCCGCCGGGTCGGGCAGGCCGGTGTTGGCCGCGACCAGCGTGACCCGGGCCCCGCGGGCGGCGGCGGTGCGGGCGAGGGCGTAGCCCTGCTTGCCGGAGGAGCGGTTGCCGAGGAAGCGGACCGGGTCGAGCGGTTCGCGGGTGCCGCCGGCGGAGACCACGACGTGCCTGCCTTCGAGGTCGGGCGCGGCGCTGCCGCGGGCCAGCACCCGGCGGCAGGCCTCGAAGATCTCGCCCGGGTCGGGCAGCCGGCCCTTGCCGGTGTCGACGCCGGTGAGGCGGCCGACGGCGGGCTCGATGACGACGGCTCCGCGCCGGCGCAGGGTGGCGACGTTCTCCTGGGTGGCCGGGTGCTCCCACATCTCGGTGTGCATCGCGGGGGCGAAGACCACCGGGCAGCGGGCGGTGAGCAGGGTGTTGGTCAGCAGGTCGCCAGCGAGGCCGTGGGCGGCCTTGGCGAGCGTGTCGGCGGTGGCCGGGGCCACCACCACCAGGTCGGCGTGCTGGCCGATGCGGACGTGCGGGACCTCGTGGACGTCGTCCCAGACCTCGGTGGCGACCGGGTTGCCGGACAGCGCGGACCAGGTGGCGGCGCCGACGAAGCGCAGCGCGGAGGCGGTGGGCACCACCCGGACGTCATGGCCCGACTCCGTGAACCTTCTCAGCAGCTCACAGGCCTTGTACGCGGCGATACCGCCGCTGACCCCCAGCACGACCTTCGGCTTGTCCACCATGGCTCCTCGCATTCGAGAATCTGCACCACCCATGACACACCACAGGCCCGGCAGCGTGACTGCCGGGCCTGTGGATAAGTCAATCGCGATCTGAAAGTACTACTGCGCGGGGCCGTCGACAGCCTCGGAGGTCAGCAGACCGGCGTTGATCTCGCGCAGGGCGATCGAGAGCGGCTTCTCGTGCACGTGGGTGTCGACGAGCGGACCGACGTACTCGAGGAGGCCCTCACCGAGCTGCGAGTAGTACGCGTTGATCTGGC
This sequence is a window from Streptomyces rubradiris. Protein-coding genes within it:
- the metK gene encoding methionine adenosyltransferase, producing the protein MSRRLFTSESVTEGHPDKIADQISDTILDALLREDPTSRVAVETLITTGLVHVAGEVTTKAYADIATLVRNKILDIGYDSSKKGFDGASCGVSVSIGAQSPDIAQGVDAAYEARVEGDEDELDRQGAGDQGLMFGYASDETPTLMPLPIFLAHRLSKRLSEVRKNGTIPYLRPDGKTQVTIEYDGDKAVRLDTVVVSSQHASDIDLESLLAPDIREFVVEPELKALLDEGIKLETEGYRLLVNPTGRFEIGGPMGDAGLTGRKIIIDTYGGMARHGGGAFSGKDPSKVDRSAAYAMRWVAKNVVAAGLASRCEVQVAYAIGKAEPVGLFVETFGTHKIDPEKIEKAIDEVFDLRPAAIIRDLDLLRPIYGQTAAYGHFGRELPEFTWERTDRVDALRAAAGL
- the coaBC gene encoding bifunctional phosphopantothenoylcysteine decarboxylase/phosphopantothenate--cysteine ligase CoaBC, with the translated sequence MVDKPKVVLGVSGGIAAYKACELLRRFTESGHDVRVVPTASALRFVGAATWSALSGNPVATEVWDDVHEVPHVRIGQHADLVVVAPATADTLAKAAHGLAGDLLTNTLLTARCPVVFAPAMHTEMWEHPATQENVATLRRRGAVVIEPAVGRLTGVDTGKGRLPDPGEIFEACRRVLARGSAAPDLEGRHVVVSAGGTREPLDPVRFLGNRSSGKQGYALARTAAARGARVTLVAANTGLPDPAGVDVVRVGTAVQLREAVLKAAADADAVVMAAAVADFRPAAYAAGKIKKKDGQDPDPIVLVRNPDVLAEISAERARPGQVIVGFAAETDDVLANGRAKLARKGCDLLVVNEVGERKTFGAEESEAVVLGADGSETPVPYGPKEDLADTVWDLVVRRLG
- the rpoZ gene encoding DNA-directed RNA polymerase subunit omega; this encodes MSSSITAPEGIINPPIDELLEATDSKYSLVIYAAKRARQINAYYSQLGEGLLEYVGPLVDTHVHEKPLSIALREINAGLLTSEAVDGPAQ